The sequence GTTTGGCTGTGACGGACTTCCAGTTCGTATTGACTTTGCCCTTCTGGGCAGTGGAGAACGCATTGGACTTCAGCTGGCTTTTTGGCAAAGCTATGTGCAAAATCGTATCTTATGTAACAGCCATGAATATGTATGCTAGCGTGTTTTTTCTCACTGCCATGAGTGTAGCCAGATATTATTCTGTGGCATCAGCTCTTAAATCGAAAAGAAGACCCATTGGGTGCTCTGCCAAGTGGGTCAGTATTCTGATTTGGGTTTCTGCTATTTTAGCGTCCCTACCAAACGCAATTTTCTCCACAACTTCAACTGTGTCCAGTGAAGTGCTTTGTCTGGTTAAATTTCCAGTTAATAATGGTAATGCTCAGTTCTGGCTGGGACTGTACCATGCTCAGAAAGTTCTACTAGGGTTCTTGATCCCTTTGGTAATAATTACTATATGTTACCTCCTTTTAGTAAGATTTATCACAGACAGGAATGTAAGCAGCTCCAGCACCAAGAGAAGATCTAAAGTTACCAAATCTGTAACCATTGTGGTACTTTCATTTTTCCTGTGCTGGCTTCCTAACCAAGCCTTAACCACCTGGGGTATTTTGATCAAAATGAATGTAGTGCAATTTAGTTATGAATATTTCACCACCCAGGCTTATATATTCCCCATCACTGTGTGTCTGGCTCACTCCAACAGCTGTCTCAATCCCATCCTGTACTGCCTGATGAGGAGGGAATTCCGTAAAGCTCTCAAGAACCTCTTCTGGAGAATGACATCTCCATCGCTTACTAACATGCGCCCTTTCACAGCCACCACCAAGCCGGAGCAGGACGAGCAGGCACATGGCATGGTGCCCTTGAATCCTGCTGAGCCAGATGTGATTTGTTACCCACCAGGGGCTGTGATCTATAATGGCCGGTATGACCTACTGCCTAACAGTTCTGCAGATCAGCGTTATTAGACATCTGCCCAACAATCTGGACGTTATAATGGAACATCTGACCCTTTGAGGAGCTCTACCAGGTGTTTTGCGCTGGACTACAGTCGAACATTCTCCTGATTGTCTGGTGATTCTATCAGGTATTTTGCACACAATACCTGGAACTTTCGGAAACCCAAACACATTACCACTTAATACGGGTAGTCTAGGTGGAATTAAGGGGTGTGATCCACCTTCCTAATGAGCATCTATAAATTGGGTATGTACCATTGATGGAGTGGGATAGGAGAGTGGGTTTTTAATGCCTAGCGTTGTAATCCTACCATAGCCATTATCAAAGAGAAGTTTATGAAGAAACGTTAGGAGCATAGATGAATAAGTAATAACTGCCTATCagaaatggttttattttgtaaagagtggaaaaattatatacatataaaaaaaaatagctttgttTATATGCTTGAATGAAATTCATACACTTTTTATGTTTCAgaaatctatttttttctatgGAAATCATCTGTTAAAaaaaggcattttaatgtaactaTAATGACAATTACCAATAAAGGGTATTTTGTATAAAACCAGAGTTATAACTACACAACCAGAAACCATCACTTGGAGCAACATTCTAACAGTGATGCAATATCCATGGGACATTACATTTATCCTTCTTATTGCGCCACTTAACTCAAATAACTCTGTATCTGAAAGTGCTATtttgcaattttctttttttttttttttggtaaattctTTATCATTCATTAGGAAAGAATAATTAGTAATCGGTAATATTTGCATACACCAATGGAAATACATACCTACTGTACACAATTATTTTAAGGTATGTATGAAGATAGTATAGCTTTTTATATATAGTCCAGGCTTTGCATAACTTAATGAGACATGCACAAACACATGAACCATTTTTAAAAGCCATCTGTTCAGAAGCACATTTTGAAGTTTTATGATTGTACAGCCATATTATGACCCATTTAACCATTACAGCA comes from Pelobates fuscus isolate aPelFus1 chromosome 5, aPelFus1.pri, whole genome shotgun sequence and encodes:
- the RXFP3 gene encoding relaxin-3 receptor 1, whose protein sequence is MDVSCNLTYCLMATRMQEAEQSDLLGILPLFLEERQLNRTNESLQDLFRGFNFEKSDIIGDSTAIVRIIISIVYSVVCALGLVGNVLVLYLMKTKQGWKKSSINLFVTSLAVTDFQFVLTLPFWAVENALDFSWLFGKAMCKIVSYVTAMNMYASVFFLTAMSVARYYSVASALKSKRRPIGCSAKWVSILIWVSAILASLPNAIFSTTSTVSSEVLCLVKFPVNNGNAQFWLGLYHAQKVLLGFLIPLVIITICYLLLVRFITDRNVSSSSTKRRSKVTKSVTIVVLSFFLCWLPNQALTTWGILIKMNVVQFSYEYFTTQAYIFPITVCLAHSNSCLNPILYCLMRREFRKALKNLFWRMTSPSLTNMRPFTATTKPEQDEQAHGMVPLNPAEPDVICYPPGAVIYNGRYDLLPNSSADQRY